GCGTTATGAATAGAATCAAGTATTTCGCTACTTTAACAACGTGGTGGTTTTTGGCATGGGCTTCTGATCCTGTAAAACTAGTGGATTCTGGTATAGCTGCTTATGCTGGGAAAAAATATGATGTTGCTATAGAAAAATTTATTCATGTGCTTCAAATGGGGTATGGAAGTAGTCAACTGTATTACAATTTGGGCAATGCATATTATCGTATGAAAGACTACCCGCGTGCTCTTTGGTGTTATGAAAAAGCTCTTCTGTGGGATGCTTCTTTTTCAGACGCCCGTTACAATTATGACATGGTACAGAAACAACTTTTTTCCGATAAGACCAGCAAACCACCATATCTCACAACGGTAATTTTAAAGAAGTCATACGAGCTTTTGCCGTTGAAGGCATGGGCTATTATTTCTGTAGTGTTTTTCGTACTTGTTTCGATTTTCTTTTTAATTTTTTTCTTTTCTCAAAGTAAGGGACTGAGGCGTTTGTTCTTTTTGATTTCTTTTCTTTTGTTTTTTTTCTGGGTCGTATCGTTGGTTATGACAGGATATGGTTATCGTCAGATATATCGTAATTCATATGGATTTGTAGTGGATAATACACTGGTTTTAAAAAGTGAACCAATTGAGGATGCAATTGCCATTGGCAATGTAAAGCCTGGTTTAAAGGTTAGAATTCTTAAAGAAAAAGATAATTTTTATTATATTGAAACCCCTGATGGAATGAAAGGTTGGATTAAGAAGGGGAATCTTTTATTGTTAAGGTCTATTGTTCCAATTCCTCAATGAGTTGAGGATCGAGCGTTACTGGTTCAGCTTTTACGACAGT
This region of Bacteroidales bacterium genomic DNA includes:
- a CDS encoding tetratricopeptide repeat protein, whose amino-acid sequence is MNRIKYFATLTTWWFLAWASDPVKLVDSGIAAYAGKKYDVAIEKFIHVLQMGYGSSQLYYNLGNAYYRMKDYPRALWCYEKALLWDASFSDARYNYDMVQKQLFSDKTSKPPYLTTVILKKSYELLPLKAWAIISVVFFVLVSIFFLIFFFSQSKGLRRLFFLISFLLFFFWVVSLVMTGYGYRQIYRNSYGFVVDNTLVLKSEPIEDAIAIGNVKPGLKVRILKEKDNFYYIETPDGMKGWIKKGNLLLLRSIVPIPQ